From a region of the Nerophis lumbriciformis linkage group LG06, RoL_Nlum_v2.1, whole genome shotgun sequence genome:
- the LOC133608746 gene encoding globoside alpha-1,3-N-acetylgalactosaminyltransferase 1-like has protein sequence MLNTVDMFRAALRINVFAVLLSILLLIGALYIYSGNSHSFRWIFQQDNFPMTHVSTTSCEVQEYVNNCGNWSIGEFRMKVGLKYAQPSTQKGRTDVNSVTNWNAPLVWEGTFDPVVIDAIYKPMNPRVAVVVFAVGKYTRFLKGFLQSAEKHFLVDFRVTYYVFTDNEQDVPKVELGSARNISVVPVPSAQHWQEVVLGRMEWATKAIDNQIRSKADYLFMMDIDSVFHNRFGAESLSRLSAVLHRGYYKDSHRDKFPYERRPQSKAYIPAGEGDYYYTAAVWGGYLEDMYRLVKHCYIQAQEDSKIRIQAVWQEESHLNKYLLYNKPAKVLSPEYLWSDYDPVPADIKVVRVSQLIKNYKEVRPNAGNR, from the exons AGCTTTGTATATCTACTCGGGGAACTCTCACTCATTCCGATG GatattccaacaggacaatttCCCCATGACACATGTATCGACAACAAGTTGTGAAGTCCAAGAATATGTAAACAACTGTGGCAACTGGAGTATTGGGGAGTTTAGAATGAAAGTTGG ATTGAAATATGCACAGCCAAGCACTCAGAAAGG ACGTACTGATGTGAACTCTGTCACTAACTGGAATGCTCCTTTGGTTTGGGAGGGAACTTTTGATCCAGTGGTCATAGATGCAATCTATAAACCAATGAACCCAAGGGTTGCTGTGGTGGTGTTTgctgttggcaa ATATACTCGCTTCCTGAAGGGCTTCTTGCAGTCAGCTGAAAAACACTTTCTGGTCGATTTCCGGGTCACGTATTATGTCTTCACAGACAACGAACAAGACGTACCTAAA GTTGAACTGGGCAGCGCCCGGAACATCTCTGTGGTCCCTGTGCCCAGCGCCCAGCACTGGCAAGAAGTGGTTCTTGGAAGGATGGAGTGGGCGACCAAAGCCATTGATAATCAG ATCCGGAGCAAGGCCGACTATCTTTTCATGATGGACATCGATAGCGTGTTCCACAACCGCTTTGGAGCCGAGTCTCTCAGCAGACTTTCTGCTGTGCTTCATCGTGGCTACTACAAG GACAGCCATCGGGACAAATTTCCATATGAGCGGCGGCCACAGTCCAAAGCCTACATTCCTGCTGGGGAAGGAGACTATTACTACACGGCAGCAGTCTGGGGGGGCTACCTGGAGGATATGTATAGACTAGTCAA ACACTGTTACATCCAAGCCCAGGAGGACTCCAAGATAAGAATTCAGGCTGTGTGGCAGGAAGAGAGTCACCTCAACAA ATACCTGCTGTACAACAAGCCCGCCAAAGTGCTGTCTCCTGAATACCTGTGGAGCGACTATGACCCGGTCCCGGCCGACATtaaagtggttagagtgtcccagCTGATTAAAAACTACAAGGAAGTGCGGCCCAATGCTGGAAACCGATGA